A window of the Zeugodacus cucurbitae isolate PBARC_wt_2022May chromosome 4, idZeuCucr1.2, whole genome shotgun sequence genome harbors these coding sequences:
- the LOC105208811 gene encoding scoloptoxin SSD552, giving the protein MYILVMLILNIVTMAIDMGSSTEIDYCKLKCADPKKEHAVCANKDKKLIESCPTDTTILSLDELQNVILQLHNERREFVASGKDDILPPAARMGQLFWDAELAALAEYSVRRCLISDPHCYTTPSLPNPGRSANVYKFEAVETSRADLMKSRIVEWLETGRDCTAEIAANFPEKPPGHVDFFGRAITDSNNQVGCAASEWVKKSDKFFLLVCLYTNDVEPGRRLYKFGRPASRCLTGTSDLYNNLCTSNEDYQIADAEQERRKLAPYKPLHKNGSDYDAPEGSLWQLVM; this is encoded by the exons atgtatatattagtaatgcttattttaaatatagtgACGATGGCAATTGATATGGGTTCGAGTACCGAAATCGATTATTGCAAACTAAAGTGTGCGGATCCGAAAAAAGAGCATGCCGTTTGTGCTAATAAAGATAAG AAACTGATTGAGAGTTGTCCGACTGATACTACGATACTGTCATTAGATGAACTCCAAAATGTCATACTACAATTGCACAATGAACGGCGTGAATTTGTGGCAAGCGGCAAGGACGATATACTGCCGCCCGCTGCACGTATGGGTCAACTATTTTGGGACGCAGAATTGGCCGCTTTGGCTGAATACAGCGTTAGACGTTGTCTTATCAGTGATCCGCACTGTTACACGACACCAAGCTTACCCAATCCAGGACGTAGtgcaaatgtttataaattcgAAGCGGTCGAAACTTCACGCGCGGATTTAATGAAGTCACGCATAGTTGAATGGCTGGAAACAGGCAGAGATTGTACAGCGGAAATAGCAGCGAACTTTCCAGAGAAACCACCGGG ACATGTCGACTTCTTCGGTCGTGCCATTACGGATAGTAATAATCAAGTTGGTTGCGCAGCATCGGAATGGGTGAAGAAATCGGATAAATTTTTCCTTTTAGTTTGTCTATACACGAATGACGTCGAACCGGGTAGACGTTTATATAAATTTGGTCGTCCAGCGTCGCGTTGCCTAACGGGTACCAGTGATTTGTACAATAATCTGTGTACCTCCAACGAAGACTATCAGATAGCTGATGCTGAACAAGAACGTAGAAAACTTGCACCCTATAAACCATTACACAAGAATGGTTCGGATTACGATGCACCCGAGGGCAGTCTTTGGCAATTAGTCATGTGA
- the LOC105210723 gene encoding scoloptoxin SSD552: MYIVAILVLNIFLLAYEAVANGDIEYCKLGCADPGKKHAVCANRKQKLIENCPADTKIMPLDQLQSIILQLHNERREFVASGRDEMLPPAARMGELFWDEELADLAEYSVRRCLISDPHCYTTPSLPNPGRSATIFKYEAKEDTFAELVPTRIIEWLETSRECTAEMAAYFPENPEGHVEFFGRAITDSNNQVGCAASEWIKKSDKLFLLVCLYTNDVESGKRLYKFGRPASRCLSGTSSQYKNLCSSKEDYNVTDSDHARRRMPDMSSFITKSGPNYDAPEGSLWQLVM; the protein is encoded by the exons ATGTATATTGTAGCAATTCttgttttgaatatatttttgcttgCATACGAAGCTGTTGCTAATGGCGACATCGAGTACTGCAAACTCGGTTGCGCGGACCCAGGCAAAAAACATGCCGTTTGTGCCAATAGAAAGCAG aaactgATTGAGAATTGTCCAGCTGATACTAAGATTATGCCATTAGATCAACTCCAAAGTATCATATTACAATTGCACAATGAACGACGTGAATTTGTGGCAAGCGGCAGAGATGAAATGCTACCGCCCGCAGCACGTATGGGTGAACTGTTTTGGGATGAAGAATTGGCCGACTTAGCTGAATATAGCGTTAGACGTTGTCTTATCAGTGATCCGCACTGTTACACGACACCAAGCTTACCCAATCCAGGACGTAGTGCAACTATATTTAAGTACGAGGCAAAAGAAGACACATTTGCGGAGCTGGTGCCGACACGCATAATCGAATGGCTGGAAACGTCGAGAGAATGTACAGCGGAAATGGCAGCTTATTTTCCAGAGAATCCAGAAGG ACATGTCGAATTCTTCGGTCGTGCCATTACGGATAGTAACAATCAAGTTGGTTGTGCGGCATCGGAATGGATaaagaaatcagataaattGTTTCTATTAGTTTGTCTTTACACGAATGACGTCGAATCGGGTAAGCGTTTGTATAAATTTGGTCGTCCTGCGTCGCGTTGTCTATCGGGTACCAGTAgtcagtataaaaatttatgtagcAGCAAGGAAGACTATAACGTCACAGATTCGGATCATGCACGTAGAAGAATGCCGGACATGAGTTCTTTTATCACGAAAAGTGGTCCAAATTACGATGCACCCGAGGGAAGTCTTTGGCAATTAGTCATGTGA
- the LOC105208820 gene encoding antigen 5 like allergen Cul n 1 isoform X2 — translation MFRLYFLALGIIAFAAAEHLFCTLTCLNEGAQHGACVNPHGRLGGDCPKTTKLLNMNKNKNGYKKFLLDKHNKLRNSIASGQVANLATANKMGEMFWDRQLGFLSVFSAKRCSLSDDYCYRTGLLPNPGRVAKIFEFSNTSEVNPTNVKLKIDEWFNELNETAKEIKTIFPPHEDKVLNIAHILEEENNRIGCAMSHWRKKADNVTKLILVCLYATDVKSNLPLYSMGPPASRCRTTESILYSSLCSINEEYDYSEGLPQFINSQAKVTINIASSTRV, via the exons ATGTTTCGACTTTATTTCCTTGCCTTGGGAATCATTGCGTTCGCGGCGGCAGAACATTTATTCTGCACCTTGACATGTTTAAATGAAGGAGCGCAACATGGCGCTTGCGTAAACCCGCATGGA CGACTGGGCGGTGACTGTCCAAAAACCACTAAACTGCTTAACATGAATAAGAATAAGAATGGCTACAAAAAATTTCTACTAGACAAGCATAACAAATTGCGCAACTCCATTGCTAGTGGACAAGTAGCTAATCTGGCGACGGCGAATAAAATGGGTGAAATGTTTTGGGATCGCCAGTTGGGGTTTCTGTCCGTCTTTAGTGCGAAACGTTGCAGTCTCAGCGATGATTATTGCTATCGCACTGGCTTACTACCGAATCCTGGACGTGTtgcgaaaatttttgaattctcTAACACAAGTGAGGTGAATCCaacaaatgtgaaattgaaaatcGACGAATGGTTTAACGAACTCAATGAAACGGCAAAAGAGATAAAGACTATATTTCCACCGCATGAGGA CAAAGTTTTGAATATTGCACACATACTTGAAGAGGAAAATAATCGCATCGGTTGCGCCATGTCGCATTGGCGCAAAAAAGCTGACAATGTAACAAAACTAATTTTGGTCTGTCTCTATGCCACGGATGTGAAAAGCAATTTACCATTGTATTCTATGGGTCCACCAGCCAGTAGATGTCGCACAACAGAAAGCATTTTATATAGCAGTCTATGCAGTATTAATGAGGAATATGATTACTCCGAAGGACTACCGCAATTCATAAATTCACAAGCAAAAGttacaataaatattgcaaGCAGTACGAGAGTGTAA
- the LOC105208820 gene encoding antigen 5 like allergen Cul n 1 isoform X1 codes for MSVLTKVHLSDLQKKEVTMFRLYFLALGIIAFAAAEHLFCTLTCLNEGAQHGACVNPHGRLGGDCPKTTKLLNMNKNKNGYKKFLLDKHNKLRNSIASGQVANLATANKMGEMFWDRQLGFLSVFSAKRCSLSDDYCYRTGLLPNPGRVAKIFEFSNTSEVNPTNVKLKIDEWFNELNETAKEIKTIFPPHEDKVLNIAHILEEENNRIGCAMSHWRKKADNVTKLILVCLYATDVKSNLPLYSMGPPASRCRTTESILYSSLCSINEEYDYSEGLPQFINSQAKVTINIASSTRV; via the exons ATGAGTGTTCTGACCAAAG tTCACCTAAGCGATCTTCAAAAAAAGGAAGTTACTATGTTTCGACTTTATTTCCTTGCCTTGGGAATCATTGCGTTCGCGGCGGCAGAACATTTATTCTGCACCTTGACATGTTTAAATGAAGGAGCGCAACATGGCGCTTGCGTAAACCCGCATGGA CGACTGGGCGGTGACTGTCCAAAAACCACTAAACTGCTTAACATGAATAAGAATAAGAATGGCTACAAAAAATTTCTACTAGACAAGCATAACAAATTGCGCAACTCCATTGCTAGTGGACAAGTAGCTAATCTGGCGACGGCGAATAAAATGGGTGAAATGTTTTGGGATCGCCAGTTGGGGTTTCTGTCCGTCTTTAGTGCGAAACGTTGCAGTCTCAGCGATGATTATTGCTATCGCACTGGCTTACTACCGAATCCTGGACGTGTtgcgaaaatttttgaattctcTAACACAAGTGAGGTGAATCCaacaaatgtgaaattgaaaatcGACGAATGGTTTAACGAACTCAATGAAACGGCAAAAGAGATAAAGACTATATTTCCACCGCATGAGGA CAAAGTTTTGAATATTGCACACATACTTGAAGAGGAAAATAATCGCATCGGTTGCGCCATGTCGCATTGGCGCAAAAAAGCTGACAATGTAACAAAACTAATTTTGGTCTGTCTCTATGCCACGGATGTGAAAAGCAATTTACCATTGTATTCTATGGGTCCACCAGCCAGTAGATGTCGCACAACAGAAAGCATTTTATATAGCAGTCTATGCAGTATTAATGAGGAATATGATTACTCCGAAGGACTACCGCAATTCATAAATTCACAAGCAAAAGttacaataaatattgcaaGCAGTACGAGAGTGTAA